In one Sulfitobacter sp. LCG007 genomic region, the following are encoded:
- the gyrA gene encoding DNA gyrase subunit A has product MNDIPEPPENGDETGGDRPERPPYDGPSVSIEQEMRVSYLDYAMSVIVSRAIPDLRDGLKPVHRRILYAMHETGNTHDKPYRKSARPVGDVMGQYHPHGDSAIYDALVRMAQDFSMSLPLLDGQGNFGSMDGDNAAAMRYTEVRMDKPAAFLLADIDKDTVDFQDNYDGKQKEPTVLPARFPNMLVNGAGGIAVGMATNIPPHNLGEVVDATLALIENPDLTSEQLIEYVPGPDFPTGGLMLGRSGARKAYLEGRGSVIIRAKTRVEEIRKDRWAIVVDEIPYQVNKASMIEKIAEQVREKRIEGIAHVQDESDRSGVRVVVELKRDAVAEVVLNQLFRFTPMQTYFGCNMLALNGGRPEQLTLRHFLTYFVDFREEVVARRTAYLLRKARERSHILCGLAVAVTNIDEVVATIRSSADAAEARERLMTRRWPARDILPYIALIDDPTHPANDDGTYNLSEAQARAILDLRLQRLTQIGVKEVTDELEELAGKIKEYLEILGSRERIMGIIADELREVKELFPQPRRTEIVDWSGDMDDEDLIAREDMVVTVTQSGWIKRTQLGEFRSQRRGGKGLSGMATKDEDVVTTLFVANTHTQLLFFTTDGMVYKLKTWRLPLGGRTAKGKAIVNILPIPTGVSIAAIMPVDRDEEHWDDLQIVFATSAGDVRRNALSDFTNVMRNGKIAMKLPEGTSLVNARICATDDDVMLVTALGRAIRFPTTDVRVFKGRDSTGVRGIRLAQGDSVVSMSVIRHYEATPAERAAYLKMRRAMAGLADDAEVEEDEDAAEEAVDFTRDDYARMSAAEDTILTITASGSGKLSSSHDYPVRGRGGQGVMGMDKAMRGGRLVASFPVDLDDQIMLATSRGQSIRVPVEGISFRSRTAGGVKVFDTGAGEEVVSVARIAEQAAVEVAEDPETPGAPDNGTD; this is encoded by the coding sequence GTGAACGATATACCAGAACCCCCTGAAAACGGTGACGAAACAGGGGGCGACCGCCCGGAGCGTCCGCCCTATGACGGACCGAGCGTCTCGATCGAGCAGGAGATGCGCGTATCGTATCTGGACTACGCGATGTCGGTCATCGTCAGCCGCGCGATCCCGGACCTGCGGGATGGGTTGAAGCCGGTGCACAGGCGTATCCTCTATGCCATGCACGAGACCGGCAACACGCATGACAAGCCCTATCGCAAGTCCGCACGCCCCGTCGGCGACGTCATGGGCCAATACCACCCGCACGGGGATTCCGCGATCTACGACGCACTGGTGCGGATGGCGCAGGATTTCTCCATGTCGCTGCCCCTGCTCGACGGTCAGGGCAATTTCGGCTCCATGGATGGCGATAACGCAGCGGCCATGCGCTATACCGAGGTGCGCATGGACAAGCCGGCGGCCTTCCTGCTGGCGGATATCGACAAGGATACGGTCGACTTCCAGGACAACTACGACGGCAAGCAGAAGGAGCCGACAGTTCTGCCGGCGCGCTTCCCGAACATGCTGGTCAATGGTGCAGGCGGCATCGCCGTCGGCATGGCCACCAACATACCGCCGCACAACCTCGGCGAGGTGGTCGACGCGACACTGGCGCTGATCGAGAACCCGGACCTGACGTCCGAGCAGCTCATCGAATACGTGCCGGGTCCGGACTTCCCGACAGGGGGGCTGATGCTGGGCCGCTCCGGGGCGCGCAAGGCTTACCTCGAGGGGCGCGGGTCGGTCATCATCCGGGCCAAGACCCGGGTCGAGGAGATTCGCAAGGATCGCTGGGCCATCGTCGTCGACGAGATCCCCTATCAGGTCAACAAGGCTTCGATGATCGAGAAGATCGCCGAGCAGGTACGCGAGAAGCGCATCGAAGGCATCGCCCATGTTCAGGACGAATCCGACCGCTCGGGCGTTCGGGTCGTGGTCGAGCTAAAGCGCGACGCGGTGGCCGAGGTGGTCCTGAACCAGCTCTTCCGCTTCACGCCGATGCAGACCTATTTCGGCTGCAACATGCTGGCGCTCAACGGGGGCCGTCCCGAGCAGCTCACGCTTCGGCATTTTCTCACCTATTTCGTCGACTTCCGCGAAGAGGTCGTCGCGCGCCGAACGGCCTATCTGCTGCGCAAGGCACGCGAGCGGAGCCATATCCTCTGCGGTCTGGCCGTTGCGGTCACAAACATCGACGAGGTCGTGGCGACGATCCGGTCTTCGGCGGATGCTGCGGAAGCGCGCGAGCGGCTTATGACGCGGCGCTGGCCGGCCCGGGATATCCTGCCCTACATCGCGCTGATCGACGATCCGACCCACCCGGCCAATGACGACGGGACCTATAACCTGTCCGAAGCGCAGGCGAGGGCGATCCTCGATCTGCGGCTGCAGCGCCTGACCCAGATCGGGGTCAAGGAAGTTACCGACGAGCTCGAGGAACTGGCAGGCAAGATCAAGGAATATCTCGAAATCCTGGGCTCGCGCGAGCGGATCATGGGCATCATCGCCGACGAGTTGCGCGAGGTGAAGGAGCTGTTTCCTCAGCCGCGCCGCACCGAGATCGTCGACTGGTCCGGCGACATGGATGACGAGGACCTCATCGCCCGCGAGGACATGGTCGTCACGGTAACCCAGTCCGGCTGGATCAAGCGCACCCAGCTGGGCGAGTTCCGCAGCCAGCGCCGGGGCGGCAAGGGCCTTTCGGGCATGGCAACCAAGGACGAGGACGTTGTCACCACGCTCTTCGTGGCCAACACCCACACGCAGCTGCTTTTCTTCACCACGGACGGGATGGTCTACAAGCTCAAGACCTGGCGCCTGCCGCTGGGCGGGCGCACCGCCAAGGGCAAGGCGATCGTGAACATCCTGCCGATCCCCACAGGTGTTTCGATCGCGGCGATCATGCCCGTCGACCGGGACGAGGAACACTGGGACGATCTGCAGATCGTCTTCGCCACCTCTGCAGGCGACGTGCGGCGCAACGCGCTGAGCGATTTCACCAACGTGATGCGCAACGGCAAGATCGCCATGAAACTGCCCGAAGGCACGAGCCTTGTGAACGCGCGGATCTGCGCGACCGACGACGACGTGATGCTGGTGACGGCGCTCGGACGCGCGATCCGCTTCCCCACGACCGACGTGCGCGTCTTCAAGGGCCGCGATTCGACCGGCGTCCGGGGCATCAGGCTTGCCCAGGGCGACAGCGTGGTATCGATGTCCGTCATCAGGCATTACGAAGCGACGCCCGCAGAGCGCGCGGCCTATCTCAAGATGCGCCGTGCGATGGCGGGGCTGGCGGACGATGCGGAGGTCGAGGAAGACGAGGATGCGGCGGAAGAGGCGGTTGATTTCACCCGCGACGACTATGCGCGCATGTCGGCGGCCGAAGACACCATCCTGACCATCACCGCGAGCGGGTCGGGCAAGCTGTCCTCCTCGCACGACTATCCGGTGCGCGGACGCGGCGGCCAGGGCGTCATGGGCATGGACAAGGCGATGCGGGGCGGCAGGCTCGTGGCCTCCTTCCCGGTCGATCTCGACGACCAGATCATGCTGGCCACCTCGCGCGGACAGTCGATCCGGGTGCCGGTCGAAGGAATTTCCTTCCGGTCGCGCACCGCGGGCGGGGTCAAGGTCTTCGACACCGGCGCAGGTGAGGAGGTGGTGAGCGTCGCGCGCATCGCCGAGCAGGCCGCCGTGGAGGTCGCCGAAGACCCCGAGACGCCCGGCGCACCGGACAACGGCACAGATTAA
- a CDS encoding pseudouridine-5'-phosphate glycosidase: MTVPLVRSAETEAALAQDRPVVALESTIITHGMPYPQNLEVARQVEEDIRAAGAVPATIAVLEGKLHIGLDPEQLAELAQARGVAKLSRADFAACLATGGTGATTVAATMIAAHLAGIEVFATGGIGGVHKGAEQSFDISADLMELAQTPVTVVAAGAKAILDVEKTLEVLETQGVPVIAFGQDSFPAFWSASSPLKAPLRMDGPDQIARSHRLRGALGLPGGQLVANPIPKADEIAANIMGPVITKAQQDALTHGIRGKAVTPYLLQRIFELTEGRSLTANIALVRNNARLAARIAQELGKIARST; the protein is encoded by the coding sequence GTGACCGTTCCCCTTGTCCGCTCCGCCGAGACCGAAGCCGCCCTGGCCCAGGACCGGCCCGTCGTGGCGCTGGAAAGCACCATCATCACCCACGGCATGCCCTATCCGCAGAACCTCGAGGTGGCGCGCCAGGTCGAAGAGGATATCCGCGCCGCAGGGGCCGTGCCGGCGACCATCGCCGTGCTGGAAGGCAAGCTCCACATCGGGCTCGACCCCGAGCAGCTTGCGGAACTGGCGCAGGCAAGGGGCGTGGCAAAACTTTCCCGCGCGGATTTCGCCGCCTGCCTCGCCACCGGCGGCACCGGTGCGACCACGGTCGCCGCGACGATGATCGCAGCGCATCTGGCCGGGATCGAGGTCTTCGCGACGGGCGGCATCGGCGGCGTGCACAAGGGAGCCGAGCAGAGCTTCGACATCTCGGCGGACCTGATGGAGCTGGCCCAGACTCCGGTGACCGTCGTGGCGGCAGGAGCCAAGGCGATCCTCGATGTGGAAAAGACGCTGGAGGTGCTCGAGACGCAGGGTGTTCCGGTGATCGCCTTCGGTCAGGACAGCTTTCCCGCGTTCTGGTCGGCCAGTTCGCCGCTGAAGGCGCCGCTGCGCATGGACGGTCCCGACCAGATCGCCCGCAGCCACCGCCTGCGCGGGGCGCTCGGCCTGCCGGGTGGCCAGCTTGTCGCCAACCCGATCCCGAAGGCGGACGAGATCGCCGCCAATATCATGGGACCGGTAATCACCAAGGCCCAGCAGGACGCCCTGACCCACGGCATCCGCGGCAAGGCCGTTACGCCCTATCTGCTCCAGCGGATCTTCGAATTGACCGAGGGGCGTTCGCTGACGGCCAATATCGCCCTGGTGCGCAACAATGCGAGGCTCGCCGCGCGCATCGCTCAGGAACTGGGCAAGATTGCACGCTCCACTTGA
- a CDS encoding usg protein translates to MSRNETELMLKGYGLTTAEFFYRMPDFTHVLNTFVWQDYDIAPDHPRLFKFVEFWQKEIEGPLHSVRFIHRKLVSPGEWRNVKGEFLLN, encoded by the coding sequence ATGTCACGAAACGAAACCGAACTGATGCTGAAGGGATACGGGCTGACCACAGCGGAATTCTTCTACCGCATGCCCGATTTCACCCATGTGCTGAATACCTTTGTCTGGCAGGACTACGATATCGCCCCGGACCATCCGCGGCTCTTCAAGTTCGTCGAGTTCTGGCAGAAGGAGATCGAGGGCCCGCTGCACTCGGTCCGCTTCATTCATCGCAAGCTGGTATCGCCGGGCGAATGGCGCAACGTCAAAGGAGAATTCCTGCTGAACTGA
- a CDS encoding PfkB family carbohydrate kinase: MKAAPDILCIGSVLWDVIGRSASVMSQGSDVPGRITRLPGGVAMNIAMTLARFGMKPALLSAVGRDAEGEDLLAACVARGLITDSIYRSDDLPTDRYMAVEGANGLIAAIADAHSLEAAGAKILSPLRDGRLADADNPYRGPAALDGNLTLDLLGEIASGPLLAEADLRVAPASPGKAERLAPFLQNGRGTLYLNLEEAGLLCHARFETSRAAAEALLARGAARVLVTAGGEDASDGRTDAILSLTPPRVLVTRVTGAGDTFMAAHIAAETAGADPETALLRALEAAAAYVSGETAL; this comes from the coding sequence ATGAAGGCCGCGCCGGACATCCTGTGCATCGGATCCGTTCTCTGGGACGTGATCGGTCGTTCCGCCAGCGTCATGTCGCAGGGATCGGACGTCCCGGGGCGCATCACCCGCCTGCCCGGCGGCGTCGCCATGAACATCGCGATGACGCTCGCCCGCTTCGGAATGAAGCCCGCGCTGCTGAGCGCCGTGGGCCGCGACGCGGAAGGCGAAGACCTTCTCGCCGCCTGTGTCGCGCGCGGGCTGATCACCGACAGCATCTACCGCTCGGACGACCTGCCGACCGACCGCTACATGGCCGTGGAGGGCGCGAACGGTCTGATCGCCGCTATCGCGGACGCGCATTCTCTCGAAGCGGCGGGAGCCAAGATCCTGAGCCCGCTCCGGGACGGCAGGCTGGCGGACGCCGACAATCCCTATCGGGGTCCGGCGGCGCTTGACGGCAATCTCACGCTGGACCTGCTGGGCGAGATCGCCTCGGGCCCGCTGCTGGCCGAGGCCGACCTGCGGGTGGCCCCGGCCTCGCCCGGCAAGGCCGAGCGTCTGGCGCCGTTCCTGCAGAACGGGCGCGGCACGCTCTATCTCAACCTCGAGGAGGCGGGCCTTCTCTGCCACGCCCGCTTCGAGACCTCGCGCGCCGCCGCCGAGGCGCTGCTGGCCCGAGGCGCCGCGCGCGTTCTGGTGACCGCCGGCGGCGAAGACGCCAGCGACGGCCGTACGGACGCCATCCTGTCGCTCACACCGCCGCGGGTCCTCGTCACCCGCGTGACCGGGGCGGGCGACACCTTCATGGCGGCGCATATCGCCGCCGAGACCGCCGGCGCGGATCCGGAGACTGCCCTGCTGCGGGCACTCGAGGCCGCTGCCGCCTATGTATCCGGAGAGACCGCCCTGTGA
- a CDS encoding DUF6614 family protein, which yields MNVYSCLIDLKDDAKALAFAKAVEDWMSYLQAEELIMGWRLLRRKLNLNADCYRDFLLEIEVDGLSQLDLAFRRTGSHDEQVEALHRAVHDLVGRAEFALYRPFPDPERSERMALL from the coding sequence ATGAACGTCTACAGCTGTCTCATCGACCTGAAGGATGATGCCAAGGCGCTCGCCTTCGCCAAGGCGGTCGAGGACTGGATGAGTTACCTCCAGGCGGAAGAGCTGATCATGGGGTGGCGCCTCCTGCGGCGCAAACTCAACCTCAATGCCGACTGTTACCGCGATTTCCTGCTCGAGATCGAGGTGGACGGGCTGTCGCAGCTCGACCTCGCCTTCCGCCGCACCGGATCCCATGACGAGCAGGTCGAGGCATTGCATCGCGCGGTGCATGATCTCGTCGGCCGGGCCGAGTTCGCCCTCTACAGGCCGTTCCCGGACCCGGAAAGATCCGAACGCATGGCGCTGCTCTGA
- a CDS encoding RNA methyltransferase, with protein MTDPIAPPPIPAMVLVRPQMGENIGAAARAMWNFGLDRMRVVAPRDGWPNPAAVAMASGAGRLLDEAQLSDTLAEAVADCDFVFATTARTRDLTKPVYSPEGAMALAAEQIAQGRRVAVLFGPERAGLENEDIARANALVSVPVNPEFPSLNLAQCVLLVGYEWRRRQGGIVDQRMEMAGSPWASVAEVEALSAHYEGRLEEAGFFFPEHKVQSMKINLRNMWSRMPLTRADVQMLHGILRQLLRRAPR; from the coding sequence ATGACAGACCCGATCGCTCCGCCTCCCATCCCGGCCATGGTGCTGGTGCGCCCCCAGATGGGCGAGAACATCGGTGCGGCCGCGCGCGCGATGTGGAACTTCGGTCTCGATCGCATGCGTGTCGTGGCTCCGCGTGACGGCTGGCCGAATCCGGCCGCGGTCGCGATGGCAAGCGGTGCGGGGCGCCTGCTCGACGAGGCCCAGCTCAGCGATACGCTGGCCGAGGCCGTGGCGGATTGCGACTTCGTCTTCGCCACTACGGCCCGGACGCGGGACCTGACCAAGCCGGTCTACAGCCCCGAGGGGGCCATGGCGCTGGCGGCTGAACAGATCGCACAAGGCCGGCGGGTCGCGGTGCTTTTCGGACCCGAGCGCGCGGGCCTCGAGAACGAGGATATCGCGCGGGCCAACGCCCTTGTCTCGGTACCGGTGAACCCGGAGTTCCCCTCGCTCAATCTCGCGCAATGCGTGCTTCTGGTCGGCTACGAATGGCGGCGGCGGCAGGGTGGGATCGTCGATCAGCGCATGGAGATGGCCGGCAGCCCATGGGCCAGCGTCGCCGAAGTCGAAGCGCTGTCGGCGCATTACGAGGGTCGCCTCGAGGAAGCGGGTTTCTTCTTTCCCGAACACAAGGTCCAGTCGATGAAGATCAACCTGCGCAACATGTGGAGCAGGATGCCCCTGACGCGCGCCGATGTGCAGATGCTGCACGGGATCCTGCGCCAGCTTCTGCGACGCGCGCCGCGATAG
- a CDS encoding carboxypeptidase M32, with protein MPAFDELMAHVRETEALAQVAGRLGWDQETMMPRGAAPQRGEEMAAIEGALHARRVDPRLAAWLEAAESETIDATGRAQLRHIRRSFERTAKVPAALAARIARVTSEAQGKWAEARAADDFSAFAPVLQEVIALKREEGAALAAGGDVYDAMLQDYEPGLTGAELQTMFDAMRPEISELRAAVRAAPAPKTIKGLYDETAQLELSQQLAQVFGYDLRHGRVDKAVHPFSSGSGLDVRITTRTNPADPFNCFYSTIHEVGHAGYEQSIDRDYLLTPVGQGVSMGVHESQSRIYENQLGRSRAFTGWLFERMRETFGDIGLDSADDFYAAVNRVADGHIRTEADELQYNLHIMLRFDLERALMSGDLVVGDLEAAWNDRFASDFGYPVDRASNGVLQDVHWSVGLFGYFPTYSLGNVYAGCLYQAMREALPALDDQLAAGDTSAATGWLRENVQRHGGLFEPREVIERACGFAPSEKPLLAYLKTKFAGIYGL; from the coding sequence GTGCCGGCATTTGACGAGTTGATGGCGCATGTGCGCGAGACCGAGGCGCTGGCGCAGGTCGCGGGACGGCTGGGCTGGGACCAGGAGACGATGATGCCGCGCGGCGCGGCGCCGCAGCGGGGCGAGGAGATGGCGGCAATCGAAGGGGCGCTGCACGCGCGCCGCGTCGATCCGCGTCTGGCCGCCTGGTTGGAGGCAGCCGAGAGCGAGACCATCGACGCCACGGGCCGCGCGCAGCTTCGCCATATCCGGCGCAGTTTCGAGCGCACCGCCAAGGTGCCCGCGGCGCTGGCCGCGCGGATCGCGCGTGTGACTTCGGAAGCGCAGGGAAAATGGGCCGAGGCACGGGCGGCAGACGATTTCTCCGCATTTGCACCGGTCCTGCAGGAGGTCATCGCGCTCAAGCGTGAGGAGGGCGCCGCGCTGGCGGCGGGCGGGGACGTCTATGACGCGATGCTGCAGGATTACGAGCCCGGCCTGACCGGCGCCGAGCTGCAGACGATGTTTGACGCCATGCGTCCCGAGATTTCGGAGCTTCGCGCCGCGGTTCGCGCCGCGCCTGCCCCGAAGACGATAAAGGGTCTTTATGACGAGACTGCACAGCTCGAGCTTTCACAGCAGCTGGCGCAGGTCTTCGGTTACGATCTGCGGCACGGTCGCGTCGACAAGGCGGTCCATCCTTTCTCTTCGGGCTCCGGGCTCGATGTGCGCATCACCACGCGCACCAATCCCGCCGATCCGTTCAACTGCTTCTATTCGACCATCCATGAGGTCGGACACGCGGGCTACGAGCAATCCATCGACCGGGACTACCTGCTGACGCCGGTCGGGCAGGGCGTTTCCATGGGCGTGCACGAAAGCCAGAGCCGCATCTACGAGAACCAGCTTGGGCGCAGCCGCGCCTTCACGGGGTGGCTGTTCGAGCGGATGCGCGAGACCTTCGGCGATATCGGGCTCGACTCGGCCGACGATTTCTATGCGGCCGTGAACCGCGTGGCGGACGGTCATATCCGCACCGAGGCGGACGAACTGCAGTACAACCTCCACATCATGCTGCGCTTTGACCTGGAACGCGCGCTGATGTCGGGCGATCTGGTCGTCGGCGATCTTGAGGCCGCCTGGAACGACCGTTTCGCGTCGGATTTCGGCTATCCTGTGGACCGGGCCTCGAACGGGGTGCTGCAGGACGTGCATTGGTCGGTCGGGCTGTTCGGGTATTTTCCGACCTACAGTCTGGGCAACGTCTATGCCGGATGCCTGTATCAGGCCATGCGCGAGGCGCTTCCCGCGCTCGACGACCAGCTTGCCGCCGGCGACACTTCGGCGGCGACGGGGTGGCTGCGCGAGAACGTCCAGCGCCACGGCGGGCTGTTCGAGCCGCGCGAGGTCATCGAGCGGGCCTGCGGGTTCGCGCCTTCGGAAAAGCCGTTGCTGGCCTATCTCAAGACGAAGTTCGCCGGGATCTACGGGCTCTGA
- a CDS encoding thiamine phosphate synthase, with product MSEEDAPQIYLVTPPQVDLEGFPDLLGRLLDGIDIACVRLALSTRDEDSLARAADALREVTHARDVALVLSEHVLLAQRLGLDGVHLPDAARSVRAARKTLGEDAIVGSFCGGSRHDGLSAGEAGADYVSLGPVRASPLGDGSFAEADLFQWWSEVIEIPVVAEGGLDEETIRDLAPFADFFGIGDEIWHEEDPLATLSRLSRAMA from the coding sequence ATGTCCGAAGAAGACGCGCCCCAGATCTATCTCGTCACCCCGCCGCAGGTCGACCTCGAGGGCTTTCCGGATCTTCTGGGCCGCCTGCTAGACGGCATCGACATCGCCTGCGTCCGCCTTGCGCTCTCGACACGCGACGAGGACTCGCTTGCGCGCGCGGCGGACGCCCTGCGCGAAGTGACCCATGCGCGCGATGTGGCGCTTGTGCTGTCCGAGCATGTGCTTCTGGCGCAGCGCCTCGGTCTCGACGGCGTGCATCTGCCGGATGCCGCCCGGTCTGTCCGCGCAGCGCGCAAGACCCTGGGCGAGGATGCGATCGTCGGAAGTTTCTGCGGCGGCTCGCGCCACGACGGGCTGAGCGCGGGAGAGGCCGGCGCGGACTATGTCAGCCTCGGACCGGTGCGCGCCTCCCCACTCGGCGACGGCAGCTTTGCCGAGGCCGATCTTTTCCAGTGGTGGTCCGAAGTGATCGAGATCCCGGTGGTGGCCGAAGGCGGGCTCGACGAGGAAACGATCCGTGACCTCGCCCCCTTCGCGGATTTCTTCGGCATCGGCGACGAGATCTGGCACGAAGAGGACCCTCTCGCCACGCTGAGCCGGCTGTCCCGGGCGATGGCCTGA
- a CDS encoding radical SAM protein: MKDFGAGDGSPANAGKFRDPALTANGEQRATVALENPRTLWFNTGTLCNIECANCYIESSPTNDRLVYLTEPEVRDYLDQIAERGWPVDEIGFTGGEPFLNPQMIAMAEAALGRGFEVLVLTNAMRPMMRPAVQARLRRLSKDHPGRLTLRVSLDHHARAAHDAERGAGSYDKTLEGMRWLRDNGIAMSVAGRLAMAENEAACRKGYAALFDAERFPIDAFDPVQTVLFPEMDVSVEVPEITTDCWGILGKSPSSVMCASSRMVVRRKGADHPVVLACTLLPYDTAFELGRTLEEAERPVALNHPHCAKFCVLGGASCSA; this comes from the coding sequence ATGAAAGACTTCGGAGCTGGTGATGGATCGCCTGCAAACGCCGGAAAATTCCGCGATCCCGCCCTGACCGCCAACGGCGAGCAACGGGCGACCGTGGCCCTGGAAAATCCGAGGACGCTCTGGTTCAATACCGGCACGCTTTGCAACATCGAATGCGCGAACTGCTATATCGAAAGCAGCCCGACGAACGACCGTCTGGTCTATCTGACCGAGCCCGAGGTCCGCGACTATCTCGACCAGATCGCCGAACGCGGCTGGCCTGTCGACGAGATCGGCTTCACCGGCGGCGAGCCCTTTCTCAATCCGCAGATGATCGCCATGGCAGAAGCGGCGCTCGGACGCGGGTTCGAGGTTCTGGTCCTCACCAATGCCATGCGCCCGATGATGCGCCCCGCCGTGCAGGCCCGTCTGCGTCGGCTGAGCAAGGATCACCCCGGACGGCTGACCCTGCGCGTCTCGCTCGACCATCATGCGCGCGCGGCGCATGACGCGGAACGCGGCGCGGGAAGCTACGACAAGACGCTCGAGGGCATGCGGTGGCTGCGCGACAACGGCATCGCGATGAGCGTGGCAGGGCGGCTGGCCATGGCCGAGAACGAGGCGGCCTGTCGCAAGGGCTATGCGGCGCTCTTTGACGCAGAGCGTTTCCCGATCGACGCTTTCGATCCGGTGCAGACCGTTCTCTTTCCGGAAATGGACGTGTCGGTGGAGGTCCCCGAGATCACCACTGACTGCTGGGGCATTCTCGGCAAGTCGCCATCCTCGGTGATGTGCGCGTCCTCGCGCATGGTGGTCAGGCGCAAGGGCGCGGACCATCCGGTGGTGCTGGCCTGTACGCTCCTGCCCTATGACACGGCATTCGAGCTGGGCCGGACGCTGGAGGAGGCAGAACGCCCCGTGGCGCTGAACCATCCGCATTGCGCAAAGTTCTGTGTCCTAGGTGGCGCCTCCTGCTCGGCGTGA
- the ctaA gene encoding heme A synthase, whose product MAGNRKLFEEVGDAGTARSAAQPGLIDRGRGGARGAIRIWLMVLFVLVVTMIAVGGLTRLTDSGLSITEWDPVMGALPPMSAQDWQSEFEKYQETDEFRIQNSWMDIEDFKPIYLWEWGHRNLGRLVGLVWALGFAWFALRRQIPVGWSGKLALPGLLGALQGGVGWWMVSSGVTPGEGALDVASERLAFHLGLAFVILGIIAWYIFELGREARLLMQARRAREAGLWAVSTGLMHFAFLQILIGALVAGIDAGRSYTDWPLMGGHFVPVTAFTLEPFWRNFLDNPGLVQFIHRMTGYALFAFAVFAWTRGRRSSHPRTRLAFNAVLAAMSLQILLGIVTVLYGAPAEIAILHQLMAVAVWVLILRARFLSGYPIATSLRGR is encoded by the coding sequence ATGGCCGGAAATCGCAAGCTTTTCGAAGAGGTCGGCGACGCCGGTACGGCACGCTCCGCCGCGCAACCGGGGCTCATTGATCGGGGCAGGGGCGGAGCGCGCGGTGCGATCCGGATCTGGCTCATGGTGCTGTTCGTGCTTGTCGTGACGATGATCGCGGTCGGCGGGCTGACCCGTCTGACGGACAGCGGGCTCAGCATCACGGAATGGGACCCTGTCATGGGTGCGCTGCCGCCGATGAGCGCGCAGGACTGGCAGTCCGAATTCGAAAAGTATCAGGAAACCGACGAATTCCGCATCCAGAACAGCTGGATGGACATCGAGGACTTCAAACCGATCTACCTGTGGGAGTGGGGCCATCGCAACCTGGGCCGCCTCGTGGGTCTCGTCTGGGCCCTGGGCTTTGCGTGGTTCGCGCTGCGCCGGCAGATCCCCGTCGGCTGGAGCGGCAAGCTGGCTCTGCCCGGGCTGCTGGGGGCCTTGCAGGGCGGCGTGGGCTGGTGGATGGTCTCCTCCGGCGTCACGCCCGGAGAGGGCGCCCTTGACGTTGCGAGCGAGCGCCTGGCCTTTCACCTTGGGCTCGCCTTCGTCATCCTCGGCATCATCGCCTGGTACATCTTCGAGCTGGGCCGCGAAGCGCGCCTTCTCATGCAGGCCCGCCGGGCACGCGAGGCCGGGCTCTGGGCCGTATCGACGGGGCTCATGCATTTCGCCTTTCTCCAGATCCTCATCGGCGCGCTCGTCGCCGGGATCGACGCCGGGCGAAGCTACACCGACTGGCCCCTGATGGGTGGCCATTTCGTGCCCGTGACCGCCTTCACGCTCGAACCCTTCTGGCGCAACTTCCTCGACAATCCCGGCCTCGTGCAGTTCATCCACCGCATGACGGGCTACGCGCTGTTCGCCTTCGCCGTATTCGCCTGGACGCGCGGTCGCCGGTCGAGCCATCCGCGCACACGCCTGGCCTTCAACGCGGTGCTGGCGGCGATGTCGCTGCAGATCCTCCTGGGAATTGTCACAGTGCTTTACGGGGCGCCGGCGGAGATCGCGATCCTTCATCAGCTCATGGCGGTGGCGGTCTGGGTGCTGATCCTGCGCGCCCGTTTCCTGAGCGGCTATCCCATTGCAACGTCCCTGAGAGGAAGATGA